One genomic segment of Epinephelus fuscoguttatus linkage group LG19, E.fuscoguttatus.final_Chr_v1 includes these proteins:
- the LOC125878808 gene encoding membrane primary amine oxidase-like, translating into MVSQTICNVLKCLLVVVVVASLIGNCVLIWLNTQRTQKCPAQQVNPVQPAIHDERSNVFADLSVEEYLQVRDYMSKIPGMNISIEPALPPSVDYLYMIDLSLPKKQDVLHYLDANGPKPAREATAVVFHGTMNNVKEYVVGPLPNPSYHHDVTFERYKKEIPLTARPLHFGEHIGITMFLRIVLKPLSKLLDESFGIDGSTFQYSMPEGVKSGDRETWLSFCRNEEGFFIHHVGFEILINHQSTNFLSWHVIKVLYNGQYFDSIMELKHQYEAGTVSKVIYKPVPNYASLKPKKKPTGVGPQQFYVHGKRFSVKNNHIVYLDWSFAFGLNPLTGMRVFDVRFRGGRIIYELSVQEAMSVYGSVTPNLMLTKFLDGSMGIGRCAYELVRGVDCPYSATYIDTFHFLDTGVPRQLRNSICVFEHDMGQPLRRHFSEIVFNSYGGLANSALVFRTITAIGNYDYMWDFIFYQSGSVEAKVHATGYISSSFTLNNSFPFGHQVAENVTGNVHTHFISFKVDVDVLGVKNVFQTKDMEFVNVSLPWMPERHAMIPKVVEKQLQTEQQAALHHDTKTPRYLHIASSKTNRWGHQRSYRLQVFSFTGDHLPESQPEERAMSWARYKVAITRQKDLEQCVGSLYNQHDMWSPAVDFSKYIEDNESIENQDLVAWVTTGFLHIPHTEDIPNTVTVGNGGGVLLRPHNYFDEDPSIHSADAVYIDPGSEASCDNNRMACLTEETCSPVLEPFTYNGFDKGFITQRP; encoded by the exons ATGGTCTCTCAAACTATTTGCAATGTCCTCAAATGCCTTCTGGTTGTTGTCGTTGTTGCCTCATTGATAGGTAACTGTGTCCTGATATGGCTCAACACCCAACGCACTCAAAAGTGCCCTGCTCAACAGGTGAACCCAGTCCAACCTGCAATTCATGATGAGCGCAGCAACGTCTTTGCTGACCTCTCAGTGGAAGAGTATCTACAGGTGCGTGACTACATGTCCAAGATCCCAGGGATGAACATCTCAATTGAACCAGCTTTGCCTCCTTCAGTTGACTATCTGTATATGATTGATCTCTCCCTGCCAAAAAAGCAGGATGTTTTGCATTATCTGGATGCCAATGGGCCGAAACCAGCAAGAGAGGCGACAGCAGTggtttttcatggcactatgaACAATGTCAAGGAATATGTGGTTGGCCCTCTTCCCAACCCATCCtaccaccatgatgtcaccttTGAGAGATATAAAAAAGAGATCCCTTTGACTGCACGTCCGCTACATTTTGGCGAACACATTGGTATAACAATGTTTCTGCGAATTGTACTTAAACCATTAAGTAAGCTACTGGATGAAAGTTTTGGTATAGATGGATCCACTTTCCAGTACAGCATGCCTGAAGGAGTCAAGTCAGGGGACAGAGAGACCTGGCTTTCATTCTGTCGAAATGAGGAAGGCTTTTTTATCCATCATGTGGGCTTTGAAATACTCATCAACCACCAAAGCACAAATTTTTTGTCCTGGCACGTGATTAAAGTGCTTTATAATGGTCAATACTTTGACAGCATAATGGAACTGAAGCATCAATATGAGGCAGGAACTGTGAGTAAAGTCATCTACAAACCTGTGCCGAATTACGCCTCACTCAAACCCAAAAAGAAACCCACAGGTGTTGGACCCCAGCAGTTTTATGTCCACGGCAAGAGATTCAGTGTGAAAAACAATCACATCGTATACCTTGACTGGAGCTTTGCCTTTGGTCTGAACCCACTTACAGGCATGAGAGTTTTTGATGTTCGTTTTAGAGGGGGAAGGATTATCTATGAGCTAAGTGTTCAAGAGGCCATGTCAGTCTATGGATCCGTCACCCCAAATCTCATGCTCACCAAGTTCCTTGATGGCAGCATGGGCATTGGTCGGTGTGCTTATGAGTTGGTCAGGGGGGTCGACTGCCCTTATTCAGCCACCTACATAGACACTTTCCATTTCCTGGACACTGGTGTTCCACGCCAACTCAGAAACTCAATTTGTGTCTTTGAGCATGACATGGGTCAACCTCTACGGAGGCACTTCTCAGAGATTGTCTTCAACAGTTACGGAGGACTAGCAAACAGCGCTTTAGTGTTTAGGACGATCACGGCAATAGGAAATTATGACTACATGTGGGATTTCATTTTCTACCAGAGTGGGTCAGTGGAGGCCAAAGTGCACGCCACTGGCTACATCTCCTCTTCCTTCACATTGAATAACAGTTTTCCATTTGGTCACCAAGTGGCAGAAAATGTCACTGGAAATGTCCACACCCATTTCATCAGCTTCAAGGTGGATGTTGATGTTTTAG GAGTGAAGAATGTATTCCAGACCAAAGACATGGAGTTTGTGAATGTTTCACTACCCTGGATGCCTGAACGCCATGCCATGATCCCTAAGGTGGTGGAGAAACAGCTTCAAACAGAGCAG CAAGCAGCTCTGCATCATGACACCAAGACACCTCGCTATCTCCATATAGCCAGCAGCAAGACAAACCGCTGGGGTCACCAGCGCTCCTACAGGCTGCAGGTGTTCAGCTTCACTGGGGACCACCTCCCAGAGAGCCAGCCAGAGGAGAGGGCCATGTCCTGGGCCAG GTATAAGGTCGCCATCACTAGGCAGAAGGACTTGGAGCAGTGTGTCGGCAGTCTGTACAATCAGCATGACATGTGGAGTCCAGCTGTTGACTTTAGCAAGTACATTGAAGACAACGAAAGCATTGAAAACCAG GACCTGGTTGCCTGGGTGACCACTGGCTTCCTCCACATCCCCCACACTGAAGACATTCCCAACACAGTAACCGTGGGCAATGGGGGAGGGGTCCTGCTGCGGCCCCACAACTACTTTGATGAGGACCCATCCATCCACTCTGCTGATGCAGTGTACATTGACCCAGGCAGTGAGGCCAGCTGTGACAACAATAGGATGGCCTGCCTTACTGAAGAGACCTGCAGCCCCGTTCTTGAACCCTTCACATACAATGGCTTTGATAAAGGATTCATAACACAAAGGCCTTAA